The genomic DNA CCTCCAACTCTCCAAACATCCCTTCAATCGTCCAGCGCTTCCTGTACAGCTGCGCTACCTCCACGGCGCTCAGTTTCTCCTCGGGCACGTTCGTGAGCAGCCGAATGGCTGTTTCCCCGTCTTCTGTTGGCTCCTCCAACTCCACTTCAATCCGTCTCAACTCCAACGGCTCTTCCCCCTCCACTCGCACTGCCTGCTCGTACACACGTCCCGTTGGCCCTCGGCCTACTTCCCTCCGCTCCCCCAGCGCAGTCGGATTGGGCGACACGCCGTGCTCTCGAATGATGAAGGCCGCTCTCTTTTCATGCACCGCGCGCAGAATCCGGCTCGTGGAGAAGTTCCTGTCCGCCAGCCACAATTCTCCCTCCCGCACTCGCTCCAACACCGGCCCCATCAACGCCCGCTCTTGTGCATGCGCGTCTTCAGCCGGCAGCACATCCACCACCAGGCTCAACTCCGGCGCATACACCACCAACGACTGTCCGGGCAGCGCAGCTCCTCGGAATTCTCTCAACGGTTTGAGCCGCTTCTCACTGGCGGGGAGGTGATTGCCATCCAAGACTCGCACCTGGTAACCCGCCGCCCACGGCCCCTGCTTCTTCATGGGCCGCACCACGGGCAACAACCTCTCCGCGCTCCCTTGCACCAGGGCTCGCACCACCTGGGGCTCGGTGTGATTGACTTTGTCGTAGAGCGCCGCCAGCGAGACGGTCAAGTCCGGGTCGGACTGCGCCGCGGCGTGCAGCGACGGTCGCAGTCCCAGCGCCACCACTCCCATCAAATCCACTACCGAGGAGAAGAGCAACTCGCGCGTGTACTGCTGCTCTCGGTTCGCTTCGAATACCTCATCAATCCATTGCGAACTCAGGGCATGCTCAAGCGTGCGGCGCACCATCACCGTGACGGGACTGCGCTGCGTGAAACGCTCCATGATTGCCTTCAAGGCCACGTTTGTTCCTCCGCGATGGGGCGCGAGGAATTTGCCTCGACCGTCCGGCTCCCCGGACCCACTTCCGCCCAGGTGGGCTTTCACCCTCCCACCTGACCGCTAGGGTAGCACCCTCCACATGACCTTGAAAGTGGTGGCCTTCAAGCGTTACATGGGAAAAGCGGGGGCGGGAAAGGAGTGGCACCACGTTGTCGAGAAGCGGAATGCGAAGCGCTTTGGCGCCGAGGCCATTCATAATACAGA from Melittangium boletus DSM 14713 includes the following:
- a CDS encoding IS4 family transposase, producing the protein MVRRTLEHALSSQWIDEVFEANREQQYTRELLFSSVVDLMGVVALGLRPSLHAAAQSDPDLTVSLAALYDKVNHTEPQVVRALVQGSAERLLPVVRPMKKQGPWAAGYQVRVLDGNHLPASEKRLKPLREFRGAALPGQSLVVYAPELSLVVDVLPAEDAHAQERALMGPVLERVREGELWLADRNFSTSRILRAVHEKRAAFIIREHGVSPNPTALGERREVGRGPTGRVYEQAVRVEGEEPLELRRIEVELEEPTEDGETAIRLLTNVPEEKLSAVEVAQLYRKRWTIEGMFGELEAVLESEVRSLGRPRAALLAFGVAVLAYNVLSVVKTAVEASHDLEAANMQVSTFYIAAEVKFAYGGMMMVVEPEDWSGQEVRSAEQLSELLLELAKKVKPSTLRKHPRAAKKKVKKGYVPGEVARKHVATARVLKGEKIS